In the genome of Raphanus sativus cultivar WK10039 chromosome 4, ASM80110v3, whole genome shotgun sequence, one region contains:
- the LOC108851897 gene encoding YDG domain-containing protein At5g47160 has product MTYPSEKTKRVFAIRDFPNGCGTRSLQNHTSVNRKAVPVTSEIRQESIGVTNRGHHHRSRPACPVNEVESIDEIMKKAGFNVPARSHAADRGRRSVSSHTKFAPSCGSKVKPLSSEEAFRLSASHSRRRQPSYTSSERKLLLAKAVEKQRNSPEKGNATALRAKDQRLGLNPVTRQNQITKALTPREQVQKVLRLFKLVFKELDPDKAGRRHYEARAILMSEGMLVNAKKMIGPVPGIEIGDEFQYKSELNLIGLHFDIRGGIDYITRGDDLKLATSIISSEGNGYTDRFNSDVMIYSGQGGNLRSKDQRVVKDQKLETGNLALANSMEAKTPVRVIRGVKGLGQKRNCYVYDGLYLVQEYWRERGRGGSVVFKFKLCRVAGQVSTNLKYLV; this is encoded by the coding sequence ATGACATACCCTTCCGAAAAGACAAAAAGGGTCTTTGCTATAAGAGATTTTCCAAATGGATGTGGGACTCGCTCTCTTCAGAATCATACAAGTGTTAATCGTAAAGCTGTTCCGGTCACAAGTGAGATACGACAAGAATCGATTGGTGTTACTAATCGTGGTCACCACCACCGTAGTAGGCCTGCTTGTCCTGTCAATGAAGTTGAATCGATTGATGAGATTATGAAGAAAGCTGGCTTCAATGTCCCAGCTAGGAGTCATGCTGCTGACAGGGGAAGAAGATCTGTTTCATCTCACACTAAGTTCGCTCCATCTTGCGGAAGCAAAGTGAAACCGCTTAGTTCTGAGGAAGCTTTCAGGCTAAGTGCCTCTCATAGTAGAAGAAGACAACCTTCGTATACCAGCAGCGAGAGGAAGCTTTTGTTAGCCAAAGCTGTTGAAAAACAGAGAAACTCACCTGAGAAGGGTAATGCAACTGCGCTAAGGGCAAAAGATCAAAGACTTGGACTTAACCCGGTTACGAGACAAAACCAGATAACCAAAGCTCTTACACCACGCGAGCAAGTTCAAAAGGTGTTGCGTCTTTTCAAGCTTGTGTTTAAAGAGCTGGACCCAGACAAAGCAGGGCGGCGGCATTACGAAGCACGAGCCATCCTCATGAGCGAGGGGATGCTTGTGAACGCTAAGAAGATGATTGGACCAGTCCCTGGGATTGAGATTGGAGACGAGTTCCAGTACAAATCAGAACTCAACTTGATCGGTCTCCACTTCGACATCAGAGGTGGCATTGACTACATTACTAGAGGAGACGACTTGAAGCTAGCTACGAGCATCATTTCATCGGAAGGGAATGGTTACACGGATAGGTTTAACTCCGATGTGATGATTTACTCAGGGCAGGGAGgtaacttgaggagcaaggatCAGAGAGTGGTCAAAGATCAGAAGCTTGAGACGGGCAACTTGGCTCTGGCTAACAGCATGGAGGCAAAGACTCCGGTGAGAGTGATACGTGGCGTTAAGGGATTGGGCCAGAAGAGAAACTGTTACGTGTATGATGGGTTGTACTTGGTTCAGGAATATTGGAGAGAGAGGGGACGTGGAGGTAGTGTTGTGTTTAAGTTCAAGCTATGTAGAGTTGCTGGTCAGGTTTCCACTAACTTGAAATATTTAGTGTGA